The following are from one region of the Ruficoccus sp. ZRK36 genome:
- the fabD gene encoding ACP S-malonyltransferase produces MAFGFIFSGQGAQQVGMGKSLYENSAAARACFDQAKDVLPFDLKQLCFEGPENELTETKVCQPALYVHGYSIVAALREAGKLPEVGAAAGLSLGELTAYAVAGVYDFETGLRIVAERGRLMQECCEATEGTMASLIGGDVEKAEALAAEFDVDLGNLNCPGQSVLSGETEKVKAAVGKAKEAGFKMAVPLKVAGAYHSRLMKPAAEKFEAFLKSLPSFSSPAVPVFSNALGTRIEDPEQIKQALVDQVTSTVRWTDCQLAMKELGISEYYECGPGGTLAGLAKRIDRDIKVTSLSTYEELPLA; encoded by the coding sequence ATGGCATTCGGTTTCATATTTTCCGGACAAGGCGCCCAGCAGGTTGGCATGGGCAAATCGCTGTACGAAAACTCAGCCGCGGCCCGCGCGTGCTTTGACCAGGCTAAGGACGTCTTGCCCTTCGACCTGAAGCAGCTCTGCTTCGAAGGCCCCGAAAACGAACTGACCGAAACCAAGGTCTGCCAGCCCGCGCTCTATGTGCACGGCTACAGCATCGTGGCTGCCCTGCGTGAAGCCGGTAAGCTCCCCGAGGTCGGTGCTGCCGCCGGCCTTAGTCTGGGTGAGCTCACCGCCTACGCCGTGGCCGGTGTCTACGACTTTGAAACCGGGCTGCGTATCGTGGCCGAGCGCGGCCGCCTCATGCAGGAGTGCTGCGAAGCCACCGAGGGCACCATGGCCAGCCTAATTGGCGGGGACGTGGAAAAGGCCGAGGCGCTCGCCGCTGAGTTCGACGTGGACCTGGGTAACCTCAACTGCCCCGGCCAGAGCGTGCTCTCCGGCGAAACCGAAAAGGTCAAGGCCGCCGTCGGTAAGGCCAAGGAAGCCGGTTTTAAAATGGCCGTCCCGCTCAAGGTCGCCGGTGCCTACCACAGCCGCCTGATGAAGCCCGCTGCCGAAAAGTTTGAAGCTTTCCTGAAGTCGCTCCCGTCCTTCAGCTCGCCCGCCGTCCCGGTCTTCTCTAATGCACTGGGTACACGCATCGAAGACCCCGAGCAGATCAAGCAGGCCCTCGTGGATCAGGTCACCTCGACCGTCCGCTGGACCGACTGCCAGCTCGCTATGAAAGAGCTCGGCATCAGCGAATACTACGAGTGTGGCCCCGGCGGCACGCTCGCCGGTCTCGCCAAGCGTATTGACCGCGACATCAAGGTCACCTCGCTGAGCACCTACGAAGAACTTCCGCTGGCCTAA
- a CDS encoding TerB family tellurite resistance protein, translated as MQRETPIAKALARVFIAAAWTQGSLQESETDALKDLLFQLPSLSESDWDELEELLEKPVSAKRAESFQRKLIKLLDSEDAMTFAAYALERVTGEGAAGEPPLASTLASLQECIDRVGDEALLCMYGLIQKPLQERLKAGDDEQLRRLGEAQVFLESRMGNLRAGEHGRAIDPEELRRLSLAGILLFFVIQADGKVDENEILTAEKYLCTAWGLSEPKAQFVVQVSLSDKIEDLDLIRVCRWFYEVTTEEERIGFLDVLFDVGTADGELDAEEIDIIMRIAADLRFDQQHFQAALERGLERQEA; from the coding sequence ATGCAGCGAGAAACGCCTATCGCCAAAGCCCTTGCCCGTGTCTTTATCGCCGCGGCCTGGACGCAAGGCTCCCTGCAGGAGAGCGAAACCGATGCCCTGAAGGACCTGCTCTTTCAGCTGCCCTCGCTTTCGGAGAGCGACTGGGATGAGCTGGAGGAACTGCTGGAGAAGCCGGTTTCTGCCAAGCGGGCGGAATCATTTCAACGCAAGCTCATCAAGCTGCTCGACTCCGAGGATGCGATGACGTTTGCCGCCTATGCGCTGGAGCGCGTCACCGGTGAGGGGGCCGCTGGAGAGCCGCCGCTGGCATCGACACTGGCCAGCCTGCAGGAGTGTATCGATCGCGTTGGCGATGAGGCACTGCTGTGCATGTACGGCCTCATCCAAAAGCCCCTGCAGGAGCGCCTGAAGGCTGGCGATGACGAGCAACTTCGTCGCTTGGGCGAGGCTCAGGTCTTTCTGGAGTCCCGAATGGGCAACCTGAGGGCAGGGGAGCACGGGCGTGCCATCGACCCCGAGGAGCTTCGCCGCCTCAGTCTGGCAGGGATTCTGTTGTTTTTTGTCATCCAGGCGGACGGCAAGGTGGACGAAAACGAAATCCTCACCGCCGAGAAGTACCTTTGCACCGCATGGGGGCTGAGCGAGCCCAAGGCGCAATTCGTCGTGCAGGTCTCGCTGTCGGACAAGATTGAGGACCTCGACCTGATCCGTGTCTGTCGCTGGTTCTATGAGGTCACAACCGAGGAGGAGCGGATCGGATTCCTGGATGTGCTCTTTGACGTGGGTACCGCGGATGGCGAGCTGGACGCGGAGGAAATCGACATAATCATGCGCATTGCCGCCGATCTGCGCTTCGACCAGCAGCATTTCCAGGCTGCTCTTGAGCGCGGACTGGAGCGGCAGGAGGCATAA
- a CDS encoding HAD hydrolase-like protein — MSSHSAAETCLIFDFDGTVANTLDLGREIFNAMADKYGYRPVAPEELEKLRDLTTSQFVKHQQVPRLKLPAILSEGKRMLAERMEDIRPIEGMDVVLPVLRKHWDVLGILTSNDKVNVRTFLRQHDLDFFDFVSTVPKLSGKAKSLKAIMRTFTLTPSEVCFVGDESRDMKAARKVDVTGAGVLWGANTKKALKLHEPKYILSRPSELLDVAL; from the coding sequence GTGAGCAGCCATTCTGCAGCCGAGACCTGCCTGATTTTCGACTTCGACGGAACCGTGGCCAATACCCTCGATTTGGGGAGGGAGATTTTTAATGCCATGGCCGACAAGTACGGCTACCGCCCGGTCGCACCGGAGGAGTTGGAGAAACTTCGCGACCTGACGACCTCGCAGTTCGTCAAGCACCAGCAAGTCCCCCGCCTGAAGCTCCCGGCCATCCTCTCCGAGGGTAAGCGCATGCTGGCCGAGCGGATGGAGGATATCCGCCCGATCGAGGGCATGGATGTCGTGCTACCCGTGCTGCGCAAGCACTGGGACGTGCTGGGGATTTTGACCTCCAACGACAAGGTCAACGTGCGGACCTTTCTCCGTCAGCACGACCTCGACTTTTTCGACTTCGTCAGCACCGTGCCGAAGCTCTCCGGTAAGGCCAAAAGCCTGAAGGCGATTATGCGCACATTTACACTCACTCCCTCCGAGGTGTGTTTCGTCGGGGACGAGTCGCGCGACATGAAAGCTGCCCGCAAGGTCGATGTCACGGGCGCAGGTGTCCTCTGGGGAGCTAATACGAAAAAGGCCCTGAAACTCCACGAGCCCAAGTACATCCTCTCCCGCCCGTCGGAGCTGCTGGATGTCGCGCTCTGA
- a CDS encoding tyrosine-type recombinase/integrase, which yields MSDQPEAPVLPAEAQEFLRHLAEHKRYSERTVRNYRQALERFTGWLQTQPGTQGPLSLESRHLRRYLMDLTAEFGRRTVNLHLSALRAYYRYQLREGRITASPLAGITGPRQEKTLPKFLTEKQIALLLAGPTRLLENEAIEPFTALRDRLVMELLYGGGFRVSELSDLNYGQIDEQSGVARIRGKGSKERLCPIGEVALACVKAFRSQFARHSGPKDPVLVTEQGRRLSVRRIQLMLKKYLDLAGLPHDLTPHKIRHSYATHLLDNGADLRLVQELLGHTSLSTTQIYTHVSVARLKDMHRKAHPRA from the coding sequence TTGAGCGACCAACCGGAAGCCCCCGTTTTACCTGCCGAGGCGCAGGAGTTCCTCCGCCACCTGGCTGAGCACAAGCGTTATTCGGAGCGCACGGTGCGCAACTATCGTCAGGCACTGGAACGCTTTACGGGCTGGCTGCAGACACAGCCCGGCACGCAAGGCCCGCTGTCCCTGGAGTCTCGTCACCTGCGACGCTACCTGATGGACCTCACGGCCGAGTTTGGACGCCGTACCGTGAACCTCCACCTCTCGGCCCTGCGCGCCTATTACCGCTACCAACTGCGCGAAGGCAGGATCACGGCCAGCCCGCTCGCGGGCATTACAGGCCCCCGGCAGGAAAAGACCCTCCCGAAGTTTTTAACCGAAAAACAGATCGCGCTGCTTTTGGCCGGGCCGACACGACTGCTCGAAAACGAGGCCATCGAGCCCTTTACGGCTCTGCGGGACCGCCTCGTGATGGAGCTGCTCTACGGCGGCGGCTTTCGTGTCAGCGAGCTTTCGGACCTAAACTACGGCCAAATCGATGAGCAAAGCGGGGTCGCCCGCATCCGTGGTAAGGGCAGCAAGGAGCGGCTGTGCCCGATCGGCGAAGTCGCCCTCGCATGCGTGAAGGCCTTCCGGTCGCAGTTTGCCCGGCACAGCGGCCCCAAGGACCCGGTTTTAGTCACCGAGCAGGGCAGGCGCCTCTCTGTGCGACGCATCCAGCTCATGCTCAAGAAGTACCTCGATCTGGCCGGGCTTCCGCACGACCTGACCCCCCATAAAATCCGGCACAGTTATGCCACCCACCTCCTTGACAATGGCGCTGATCTGCGTCTGGTTCAGGAGTTGTTGGGGCACACCAGCCTCTCCACCACTCAAATCTATACCCACGTCAGCGTGGCCCGGCTCAAGGACATGCACCGCAAGGCACATCCGCGCGCCTGA